The following are from one region of the Oncorhynchus masou masou isolate Uvic2021 chromosome 24, UVic_Omas_1.1, whole genome shotgun sequence genome:
- the LOC135512635 gene encoding membralin-like isoform X3, whose translation MSENQGNVNNNVPLNNNGGANRMRNPNINQNPLINVRDRLFHALFFKMAVTYARLFPPSFRRIFEFFVLLKALFVLFILAYIHIAFSRSPINCLEHVREKWPRDGILRVEIQRNSSRAPIFLQFYDTDGFQGLVKEPEGEGGGGLGLAALHHEEDDDEEEMTLEMFDNSSVQFELDIEPRLKPSLSGIGLGGGGLNDSQDLSFSQSPTKVWPQEEYIVEYSLEYGFLRLSQTTRQRLNIPVMVVTLDPMKDQCFGDGFSRFLLDEFLGYDDILMSSVKALAENEENKGFLRNVVSGEHYRFVSMWMARTSYLAAFVIMVIFTLSVSMLLRYSHHQIFVFIVDLLQMLEMNMTIAFPAAPLLTVILALVGMEAIMSEFFNDTTTAFYIILIVWLADQYDAICCHTNTSKRHWLR comes from the exons ATGTCAGAAAACCAGGGCAACGTGAACAATAACGTCCCGCTAAATAACAATGGCGGGGCGAACAGAATGCGAAACCCTAATATCAACCAGAACCCACTCATCAATGTTCGAGACAGACTTTTCCATGCCCTATTCTTCAAGATGGCAGTTACCTATGCCAGATTGTTTCCACCATCTTTCAGAAGAATCTTCGAGTTCTTTGTCCTATTGAAG gcCCTGTTTGTGCTCTTCATCCTGGCCTACATCCACATCGCCTTCTCCCGCTCGCCCATCAACTGCCTGGAGCACGTGAGGGAGAAGTGGCCGCGTGACGGCATCCTGCGCGTGGAGATTCAGCGCAACTCGTCGCGTGCGCCCATCTTCCTGCAGTTCTACGACACGGATGGCTTCCAGGGCCTGGTCAAGGaaccagagggagagggaggaggagggctgggcCTGGCCGCGCTGCACCACGAGGAGGACGACGACGAGGAAGAGATGACCCTGGAGATGTTTGACAACAGCTCTGTGCag TTTGAGCTAGACATCGAGCCACGGCTGAAGCCCTCGCTGAGCGGCATCGGCCTTGGGGGAGGGGGCCTCAACGACAGCCAGGACCTCTCCTTCAGCCAGTCGCCCACTAAAG tgTGGCCTCAGGAGGAGTACATAGTTGAGTACTCTCTGGAGTACGGCTTCCTCCGCTTGTCCCAGACCACCCGGCAACGCCTCAACATCCCCGTCATGGTCGTCACGCTGG ACCCAATGAAGGACCAGTGCTTTGGGGACGGCTTCAGCCGCTTCCTCCTGGATGAGTTCCTGGGCTACGATGACATCCTGATGTCCAGCGTCAAGGCCCTGGCCGAGAACGAGGAGAATAAAG gcTTCCTCAGGAACGTGGTGTCAGGGGAACACTACCGATTTGTCAGCATGTGGATGGCCCGCACCTCCTATCTGGCTGCCTTTGTCATCATGGTAATATTC ACCCTGTCGGTGTCTATGCTGCTGCGCTACTCCCACCACCAGATCTTCGTCTTCAtcg TGGATCTGCTGCAGATGTTGGAAATGAACATGACCATCGCCTTCCCAGCAGCCCCTCTGCTCACCGTCATCCTGGCTCTCGTGG GCATGGAGGCCATCATGTCGGAGTTCTTCAACGACACCACCACCGCCTTCTACATCATCCTCATCGTGTGGCTGGCCGACCAGTACGACGCCATCTGCTGCCACACCAACACCAGCAAGCGTCATTGGCTGAGGTGA
- the LOC135512635 gene encoding membralin-like isoform X2, translating to MSENQGNVNNNVPLNNNGGANRMRNPNINQNPLINVRDRLFHALFFKMAVTYARLFPPSFRRIFEFFVLLKALFVLFILAYIHIAFSRSPINCLEHVREKWPRDGILRVEIQRNSSRAPIFLQFYDTDGFQGLVKEPEGEGGGGLGLAALHHEEDDDEEEMTLEMFDNSSVQFELDIEPRLKPSLSGIGLGGGGLNDSQDLSFSQSPTKVWPQEEYIVEYSLEYGFLRLSQTTRQRLNIPVMVVTLDPMKDQCFGDGFSRFLLDEFLGYDDILMSSVKALAENEENKGFLRNVVSGEHYRFVSMWMARTSYLAAFVIMVIFTLSVSMLLRYSHHQIFVFIVDLLQMLEMNMTIAFPAAPLLTVILALVGMEAIMSEFFNDTTTAFYIILIVWLADQYDAICCHTNTSKRHWLRFFYLYHFAFYAYHYRFNGQYSSLALVTSWLFIQHSMIYFFHHYELPAILQQIRIQEMLLQNQQAGQGGNQTALQDNLNNNNTAAAAAGGAAPPRGGAANGQVQLPDEPQAASAAQAQGTATQAFQSNSMASSATLERAREELTMTTELDWMAETAAIITEALSSSLAPQLESTEGGLLGEAEEVGGVMVSEAGLSVVAEIRMGVGVEEERVQMASIPVWFQWKSKP from the exons ATGTCAGAAAACCAGGGCAACGTGAACAATAACGTCCCGCTAAATAACAATGGCGGGGCGAACAGAATGCGAAACCCTAATATCAACCAGAACCCACTCATCAATGTTCGAGACAGACTTTTCCATGCCCTATTCTTCAAGATGGCAGTTACCTATGCCAGATTGTTTCCACCATCTTTCAGAAGAATCTTCGAGTTCTTTGTCCTATTGAAG gcCCTGTTTGTGCTCTTCATCCTGGCCTACATCCACATCGCCTTCTCCCGCTCGCCCATCAACTGCCTGGAGCACGTGAGGGAGAAGTGGCCGCGTGACGGCATCCTGCGCGTGGAGATTCAGCGCAACTCGTCGCGTGCGCCCATCTTCCTGCAGTTCTACGACACGGATGGCTTCCAGGGCCTGGTCAAGGaaccagagggagagggaggaggagggctgggcCTGGCCGCGCTGCACCACGAGGAGGACGACGACGAGGAAGAGATGACCCTGGAGATGTTTGACAACAGCTCTGTGCag TTTGAGCTAGACATCGAGCCACGGCTGAAGCCCTCGCTGAGCGGCATCGGCCTTGGGGGAGGGGGCCTCAACGACAGCCAGGACCTCTCCTTCAGCCAGTCGCCCACTAAAG tgTGGCCTCAGGAGGAGTACATAGTTGAGTACTCTCTGGAGTACGGCTTCCTCCGCTTGTCCCAGACCACCCGGCAACGCCTCAACATCCCCGTCATGGTCGTCACGCTGG ACCCAATGAAGGACCAGTGCTTTGGGGACGGCTTCAGCCGCTTCCTCCTGGATGAGTTCCTGGGCTACGATGACATCCTGATGTCCAGCGTCAAGGCCCTGGCCGAGAACGAGGAGAATAAAG gcTTCCTCAGGAACGTGGTGTCAGGGGAACACTACCGATTTGTCAGCATGTGGATGGCCCGCACCTCCTATCTGGCTGCCTTTGTCATCATGGTAATATTC ACCCTGTCGGTGTCTATGCTGCTGCGCTACTCCCACCACCAGATCTTCGTCTTCAtcg TGGATCTGCTGCAGATGTTGGAAATGAACATGACCATCGCCTTCCCAGCAGCCCCTCTGCTCACCGTCATCCTGGCTCTCGTGG GCATGGAGGCCATCATGTCGGAGTTCTTCAACGACACCACCACCGCCTTCTACATCATCCTCATCGTGTGGCTGGCCGACCAGTACGACGCCATCTGCTGCCACACCAACACCAGCAAGCGTCATTGGCTGAG GTTCTTCTATCTGTATCACTTTGCGTTCTACGCCTACCACTACCGCTTCAACGGCCAGTACAGCAGCCTGGCTCTGGTCACCTCCTGGCTCTTCATACAG cacTCCATGATCTACTTCTTCCACCACTACGAGCTACCGGCCATCCTGCAGCAGATCCGCATCCAGGAGATGCTGCTGCAGAACCAGCAGGCAGGCCAGGGGGGAAACCAGACGGCCTTGCAGGACAAccttaacaacaacaacaccgcAGCAGCTGCAGCTGGAGGAGCGGCTCCACCCCGCGGGGGGGCAGCCAACGGCCAGGTCCAACTGCCAGATGAGCCCCAGGCGGCTTCGGCGGCCCAGGCCCAAGGTACAGCGACCCAGGCTTTCCAGTCTAACAGCATGGCCAGCAGCGCTACATTAGAAAGGGCCCGGGAAGAGTTGACGATGACGACGGAGCTGGACTGGATGGCGGAGACGGCGGCCATCATCACGGaggccctgtcctcctccttggcTCCCCAGCTGGAGAGCACGGAAGGGGGGTTGCTGGGGGAGGCCGAAGAGGTGGGGGGGGTCATGGTTTCTGAGGCGGGCCTCAGCGTGGTGGCAGAGATTCgaatgggggtgggggtggaggaggagagggtacaGATGGCCTCAATCCCAGTTTGGTTCCAGTGGAAATCAAAACCGTAG
- the LOC135512635 gene encoding membralin-like isoform X1, with product MSENQGNVNNNVPLNNNGGANRMRNPNINQNPLINVRDRLFHALFFKMAVTYARLFPPSFRRIFEFFVLLKALFVLFILAYIHIAFSRSPINCLEHVREKWPRDGILRVEIQRNSSRAPIFLQFYDTDGFQGLVKEPEGEGGGGLGLAALHHEEDDDEEEMTLEMFDNSSVQFELDIEPRLKPSLSGIGLGGGGLNDSQDLSFSQSPTKGMQPLRETVSEIEMLTRAVWPQEEYIVEYSLEYGFLRLSQTTRQRLNIPVMVVTLDPMKDQCFGDGFSRFLLDEFLGYDDILMSSVKALAENEENKGFLRNVVSGEHYRFVSMWMARTSYLAAFVIMVIFTLSVSMLLRYSHHQIFVFIVDLLQMLEMNMTIAFPAAPLLTVILALVGMEAIMSEFFNDTTTAFYIILIVWLADQYDAICCHTNTSKRHWLRFFYLYHFAFYAYHYRFNGQYSSLALVTSWLFIQHSMIYFFHHYELPAILQQIRIQEMLLQNQQAGQGGNQTALQDNLNNNNTAAAAAGGAAPPRGGAANGQVQLPDEPQAASAAQAQGTATQAFQSNSMASSATLERAREELTMTTELDWMAETAAIITEALSSSLAPQLESTEGGLLGEAEEVGGVMVSEAGLSVVAEIRMGVGVEEERVQMASIPVWFQWKSKP from the exons ATGTCAGAAAACCAGGGCAACGTGAACAATAACGTCCCGCTAAATAACAATGGCGGGGCGAACAGAATGCGAAACCCTAATATCAACCAGAACCCACTCATCAATGTTCGAGACAGACTTTTCCATGCCCTATTCTTCAAGATGGCAGTTACCTATGCCAGATTGTTTCCACCATCTTTCAGAAGAATCTTCGAGTTCTTTGTCCTATTGAAG gcCCTGTTTGTGCTCTTCATCCTGGCCTACATCCACATCGCCTTCTCCCGCTCGCCCATCAACTGCCTGGAGCACGTGAGGGAGAAGTGGCCGCGTGACGGCATCCTGCGCGTGGAGATTCAGCGCAACTCGTCGCGTGCGCCCATCTTCCTGCAGTTCTACGACACGGATGGCTTCCAGGGCCTGGTCAAGGaaccagagggagagggaggaggagggctgggcCTGGCCGCGCTGCACCACGAGGAGGACGACGACGAGGAAGAGATGACCCTGGAGATGTTTGACAACAGCTCTGTGCag TTTGAGCTAGACATCGAGCCACGGCTGAAGCCCTCGCTGAGCGGCATCGGCCTTGGGGGAGGGGGCCTCAACGACAGCCAGGACCTCTCCTTCAGCCAGTCGCCCACTAAAGGTATGCAGCCGCTGAGAGAGACAGTCTCCGAGATTGAGATGCTAACACGAGCAG tgTGGCCTCAGGAGGAGTACATAGTTGAGTACTCTCTGGAGTACGGCTTCCTCCGCTTGTCCCAGACCACCCGGCAACGCCTCAACATCCCCGTCATGGTCGTCACGCTGG ACCCAATGAAGGACCAGTGCTTTGGGGACGGCTTCAGCCGCTTCCTCCTGGATGAGTTCCTGGGCTACGATGACATCCTGATGTCCAGCGTCAAGGCCCTGGCCGAGAACGAGGAGAATAAAG gcTTCCTCAGGAACGTGGTGTCAGGGGAACACTACCGATTTGTCAGCATGTGGATGGCCCGCACCTCCTATCTGGCTGCCTTTGTCATCATGGTAATATTC ACCCTGTCGGTGTCTATGCTGCTGCGCTACTCCCACCACCAGATCTTCGTCTTCAtcg TGGATCTGCTGCAGATGTTGGAAATGAACATGACCATCGCCTTCCCAGCAGCCCCTCTGCTCACCGTCATCCTGGCTCTCGTGG GCATGGAGGCCATCATGTCGGAGTTCTTCAACGACACCACCACCGCCTTCTACATCATCCTCATCGTGTGGCTGGCCGACCAGTACGACGCCATCTGCTGCCACACCAACACCAGCAAGCGTCATTGGCTGAG GTTCTTCTATCTGTATCACTTTGCGTTCTACGCCTACCACTACCGCTTCAACGGCCAGTACAGCAGCCTGGCTCTGGTCACCTCCTGGCTCTTCATACAG cacTCCATGATCTACTTCTTCCACCACTACGAGCTACCGGCCATCCTGCAGCAGATCCGCATCCAGGAGATGCTGCTGCAGAACCAGCAGGCAGGCCAGGGGGGAAACCAGACGGCCTTGCAGGACAAccttaacaacaacaacaccgcAGCAGCTGCAGCTGGAGGAGCGGCTCCACCCCGCGGGGGGGCAGCCAACGGCCAGGTCCAACTGCCAGATGAGCCCCAGGCGGCTTCGGCGGCCCAGGCCCAAGGTACAGCGACCCAGGCTTTCCAGTCTAACAGCATGGCCAGCAGCGCTACATTAGAAAGGGCCCGGGAAGAGTTGACGATGACGACGGAGCTGGACTGGATGGCGGAGACGGCGGCCATCATCACGGaggccctgtcctcctccttggcTCCCCAGCTGGAGAGCACGGAAGGGGGGTTGCTGGGGGAGGCCGAAGAGGTGGGGGGGGTCATGGTTTCTGAGGCGGGCCTCAGCGTGGTGGCAGAGATTCgaatgggggtgggggtggaggaggagagggtacaGATGGCCTCAATCCCAGTTTGGTTCCAGTGGAAATCAAAACCGTAG